The Peribacillus sp. FSL P2-0133 genome has a segment encoding these proteins:
- a CDS encoding MFS transporter — MELQVKPKSKKWKGNFGLYFSLPILSWAFYDFANTIFSSNINTIFFPFFLQEQIGENAVLDQIASTFISYANAIASLFLVLFSPLFGVMIDRTGKMKKYIIIFTLISVVCTFLMGVFGGAPFDGKLLGIPISLAIVILLFVIAKFFYHSSLVFYDTMMSDLGTKQQLPLISGFGVAVGYLGTLVGLSIYPFISKGSSHEAFIPTAILFLVFSLPLFFFLKETPKQQKAKQPFLSGYKEIKSTFKEMQSYRLVFTFMIAYFFLNDAIATTIGMMAVYAKTVVGFSSSGFILLYLVSTVSSIAGSFLFGYITQSKGPRLAVTYVGVLLLVALFIAVFAQTALWFWVAGSMFGISLGSMWVTSRTYIIELTPVEKRGQFFGLFAFSGKVSSIIGPLLYGTITLVFHDLGTLASRMALGSLIIMAVIGLGFLLKLKGLEEVK, encoded by the coding sequence ATGGAATTGCAGGTGAAACCGAAGTCTAAAAAATGGAAGGGGAATTTTGGTTTATATTTTTCCCTGCCCATTCTCTCTTGGGCGTTTTACGATTTTGCCAATACGATTTTTTCTTCTAATATAAATACGATTTTCTTTCCATTCTTCCTCCAGGAACAGATTGGGGAAAATGCCGTTCTTGATCAGATTGCAAGTACCTTCATCTCCTACGCTAATGCGATTGCCAGTTTGTTTCTTGTTTTGTTTTCCCCGCTGTTCGGAGTCATGATCGATCGAACGGGAAAAATGAAAAAATACATTATAATTTTTACACTCATTTCTGTTGTATGTACATTTTTAATGGGGGTATTTGGAGGGGCTCCGTTCGATGGAAAGCTTCTGGGCATTCCAATTTCCTTAGCGATCGTCATTCTTTTATTTGTGATAGCAAAGTTTTTCTATCATTCGAGTCTTGTTTTCTATGATACGATGATGAGTGATTTAGGCACGAAACAGCAATTGCCGCTTATATCAGGATTTGGAGTGGCGGTAGGTTATCTTGGAACGTTAGTGGGACTGTCGATCTATCCATTCATTAGTAAAGGGAGTTCACATGAAGCCTTTATTCCAACGGCGATTTTATTTCTGGTTTTTTCCCTTCCTTTATTCTTTTTCTTAAAAGAGACTCCAAAACAGCAAAAAGCGAAACAACCTTTTTTATCCGGTTATAAGGAAATTAAATCAACATTTAAAGAGATGCAATCCTATCGATTGGTTTTTACATTCATGATTGCTTATTTCTTTTTAAATGATGCAATTGCTACCACTATAGGCATGATGGCCGTATATGCCAAGACTGTAGTTGGATTTTCCTCAAGCGGATTCATTTTGCTTTACTTGGTATCGACAGTATCGAGTATTGCCGGATCGTTTCTGTTTGGATATATCACTCAGTCGAAGGGACCGCGGCTAGCAGTGACATATGTGGGAGTTCTGCTCTTGGTCGCTTTATTTATAGCAGTCTTCGCACAAACCGCTCTTTGGTTTTGGGTTGCAGGGAGTATGTTTGGTATTTCACTAGGTTCGATGTGGGTGACATCACGGACATATATCATTGAATTGACCCCGGTAGAGAAGAGGGGGCAATTTTTTGGACTATTTGCATTCTCCGGAAAAGTTTCTTCCATAATCGGTCCGCTTTTATATGGAACGATAACGTTGGTATTCCATGACCTCGGTACATTGGCGAGCCGGATGGCATTAGGGTCACTGATCATCATGGCGGTAATAGGTCTGGGCTTTCTTTTGAAGTTGAAGGGATTGGAAGAAGTGAAATAG
- a CDS encoding organic hydroperoxide resistance protein, giving the protein MKPLYTATVTVHGGREGHVKSEDGILDFDVRSPKELGGSGERATNPEQLFAAGYAACFDSALNLVLQKEKKKVDTSVTANVTIGKDEEDGGFKLAVRLDVSIPDLSREEAEDFSKKAHMTCPYSKAIRGNVDVTLILV; this is encoded by the coding sequence TTGAAACCATTATATACAGCTACAGTTACCGTACACGGTGGTCGTGAGGGACATGTTAAATCAGAGGACGGGATTCTGGATTTCGATGTGAGGTCACCGAAGGAATTAGGTGGTTCCGGTGAGCGTGCTACAAATCCTGAACAGTTATTTGCAGCCGGTTATGCAGCTTGTTTTGACAGTGCCTTGAATCTTGTTCTGCAAAAAGAAAAGAAAAAAGTCGATACTTCCGTGACGGCAAATGTCACGATTGGTAAAGATGAGGAAGACGGTGGTTTTAAATTAGCTGTAAGGTTGGATGTTTCGATTCCCGACCTAAGCAGGGAAGAAGCCGAAGACTTTTCCAAAAAAGCTCACATGACCTGCCCTTATTCAAAAGCAATTCGCGGGAACGTCGATGTCACCTTGATTTTAGTATAA
- a CDS encoding GntR family transcriptional regulator translates to MFELDVQSGKPIYEQLMDKFKELMINEVLQEHNQLPSIRILAQELTINPNTIQKAYKQLESDGFIYTLPGKGNFVAPPKSLKNSLKEEKIRKELSKVLAEALYIGIDKHEIYRLIKEISPLAKGGES, encoded by the coding sequence ATGTTTGAGTTGGATGTCCAAAGTGGAAAGCCGATATATGAGCAATTGATGGATAAGTTTAAGGAACTAATGATCAATGAAGTTTTACAGGAACATAATCAGCTCCCATCCATACGAATATTGGCTCAGGAATTGACCATCAATCCGAATACGATCCAGAAAGCGTACAAGCAGCTTGAATCTGACGGGTTTATATATACATTGCCAGGCAAAGGGAATTTCGTGGCACCTCCTAAATCTTTAAAAAACTCATTAAAAGAAGAAAAGATCAGAAAGGAGCTCTCAAAGGTACTCGCTGAAGCTCTGTATATCGGAATCGATAAACATGAAATTTATAGATTAATAAAGGAAATCAGTCCATTGGCAAAGGGGGGAGAATCATGA
- a CDS encoding ABC transporter ATP-binding protein, with product MIEIKQVSKLYEGKEAIKNVTLFIQKGSIFGLLGSNGAGKTTLLKMLSGNLIQDAGEVLIDRSYVFENRVVKNRCFFLPDIPYFLANYTIMQMAGFYSHIYSEWNQERFYQLQEVFQIPIQTKIHKLSKGMQRQVAFWLALSTMPEVLILDEPFDGLDPVMRKNVRQLLIQDVSERGMTILLSSHNLREIEDLADHVGILHKGELVIEKDLNDLKADVHKVQIAFKHKIPHGLYRGIQILNKERRGSVIVCIVKGKESMIKSHFNQYQPEILDILPLTLEEIFIYEMGDIGYVIQNNLV from the coding sequence ATGATTGAAATAAAACAGGTGAGTAAATTATATGAAGGAAAAGAAGCGATCAAAAACGTCACCTTGTTCATACAAAAAGGCTCCATATTCGGGTTATTAGGTTCAAATGGGGCAGGGAAAACGACTTTATTAAAAATGCTTTCAGGCAATCTGATACAGGACGCAGGTGAAGTTCTTATTGATCGATCATATGTGTTTGAAAACCGTGTAGTGAAAAATCGTTGTTTCTTCCTTCCTGATATACCTTATTTCCTGGCTAACTATACGATCATGCAAATGGCAGGTTTTTATAGTCATATTTATAGTGAGTGGAATCAAGAACGTTTCTATCAATTACAGGAAGTATTCCAGATCCCCATCCAAACTAAAATACATAAACTATCGAAGGGGATGCAGAGACAGGTTGCTTTTTGGCTCGCACTCTCGACGATGCCGGAAGTTCTCATCCTGGATGAACCTTTTGATGGATTAGATCCGGTCATGCGTAAAAATGTGAGACAGTTGTTGATTCAGGATGTATCGGAAAGGGGTATGACGATTTTACTATCGTCCCATAATCTCAGGGAAATTGAAGATTTAGCCGATCATGTAGGGATTTTGCACAAGGGTGAACTTGTTATCGAAAAGGATTTGAATGACTTAAAAGCGGATGTACACAAAGTGCAAATTGCCTTTAAACATAAAATTCCCCACGGTTTATACCGCGGAATTCAAATTCTTAATAAGGAAAGACGCGGCAGCGTGATCGTTTGCATCGTTAAAGGTAAAGAATCCATGATTAAATCGCACTTTAATCAGTATCAGCCAGAAATATTAGATATTCTCCCACTTACTCTAGAGGAGATATTCATTTATGAAATGGGGGATATCGGTTATGTCATCCAGAATAACCTGGTTTAA
- a CDS encoding DUF6449 domain-containing protein yields the protein MSSRITWFNRELIIYIFRSTGWIGFLYLVGLIFALPLEMLAIILNENNEYVEFENLFSCQQMIQFVLVIVIPVLLAIFLFRFLQMKQASDFIHSLPITRRSIYVHMIGTGIGFMGLPILLTGSILILFHSAIDVERLYTMTDIWSWMGTTFILEALIFSVAVLVGMVTGLSAFQGLLTYIFLALPVGLFVLFAANVKFLIEGFSTDYYLSANMNGISPLLAATEMEKITFFSINTLIYSIVTFLFLISSLFLYERRKLEHVSQAFVYPKIKPLFKFVLTLCMMLFTGLYFSETTGKPGWIFFGYAVGSLLGYYLGEIVLQKTWRIRVKLKGYVTFIVVIIVLTLFIKIDPIQYKAKVPDEKMISQIYIGDSPLFFEDDDTSNKASNYLNEKENIEAIRLLHQEIIDKGKKVSIGELNDGQSVFLMYELKNGKRLAREYHLQNYDSYMPLLAKIYESNEYKKMVNELLNVSTEDISKIKITASGQVDKSITITDGQQLETAVQALSEDLNNQSFAQMTSSFGDYATIEILLNNNKTIYMNWDSSYTQFSKWMESTGQSEKARLMADDISYILVAKTDSEIYHSSSESELAQQIEQQPNRLKIKTALEIETAIDNAQIDWGGEYSAAFYYKESRDVDIKSFSGEHVPGFIVDHFNER from the coding sequence ATGTCATCCAGAATAACCTGGTTTAATAGAGAACTGATTATCTATATATTCAGAAGCACTGGCTGGATTGGCTTCCTGTATCTCGTAGGCCTCATATTTGCCCTGCCTCTGGAAATGTTAGCGATTATCTTGAATGAGAACAATGAATATGTGGAATTCGAAAACCTTTTTTCCTGTCAGCAGATGATACAGTTTGTCTTGGTCATCGTTATTCCAGTATTACTTGCCATCTTCCTTTTTCGGTTCTTACAAATGAAACAAGCTTCAGACTTTATTCATAGTTTACCGATTACTAGACGCAGCATCTACGTTCATATGATTGGGACGGGAATTGGCTTCATGGGTTTACCGATTTTACTTACAGGCTCAATATTGATATTATTTCACTCGGCAATTGATGTAGAAAGGCTATATACCATGACGGATATATGGTCTTGGATGGGGACTACATTTATTTTGGAAGCTTTGATCTTTTCTGTTGCCGTTCTTGTTGGAATGGTGACGGGATTATCAGCATTTCAAGGATTGCTGACCTATATTTTTCTTGCTTTGCCGGTGGGGCTGTTTGTTTTGTTTGCAGCCAATGTGAAGTTTTTGATAGAAGGATTTTCAACAGATTATTATCTTAGTGCCAATATGAATGGCATCTCCCCCTTATTAGCAGCAACGGAGATGGAAAAAATCACTTTTTTCTCTATTAATACATTAATTTATAGTATAGTAACCTTTCTATTTCTGATCAGCTCTCTTTTTCTCTATGAGAGGAGAAAGCTGGAGCATGTGTCGCAGGCATTTGTTTACCCGAAGATTAAGCCATTATTTAAATTCGTCCTGACATTATGCATGATGCTGTTCACAGGTCTTTATTTTAGCGAAACGACAGGAAAACCTGGGTGGATTTTCTTCGGATATGCCGTCGGTTCTTTGCTTGGATATTATTTAGGGGAAATCGTCCTGCAAAAGACTTGGCGAATACGGGTCAAGCTGAAAGGTTATGTAACATTTATAGTGGTTATCATTGTGCTGACACTCTTTATAAAAATAGATCCCATTCAGTATAAGGCCAAGGTTCCTGATGAAAAGATGATTAGCCAAATTTATATTGGCGATTCTCCTTTGTTTTTTGAAGATGATGACACGTCGAATAAAGCTTCCAATTATCTTAATGAGAAGGAAAATATAGAAGCGATCAGGTTATTGCATCAGGAAATTATCGATAAGGGTAAAAAGGTTTCCATTGGTGAATTGAATGATGGACAATCCGTATTTCTGATGTATGAACTCAAGAATGGCAAACGGTTAGCAAGAGAGTACCATTTGCAAAATTACGACTCTTACATGCCGCTATTGGCGAAAATATATGAGTCGAATGAATATAAAAAAATGGTTAATGAGTTATTGAATGTTTCTACTGAAGACATATCTAAAATCAAGATAACGGCGAGCGGACAAGTGGACAAATCAATAACGATTACGGACGGCCAACAGCTGGAAACTGCCGTACAGGCATTGTCTGAGGATCTGAATAATCAATCGTTCGCCCAAATGACATCTTCTTTTGGTGATTATGCCACCATCGAAATTCTTTTGAATAATAACAAAACCATTTATATGAATTGGGACTCTTCATATACTCAGTTTTCAAAATGGATGGAAAGTACCGGACAATCGGAAAAAGCTCGGTTAATGGCTGATGATATCTCTTATATCCTGGTTGCGAAGACCGATTCGGAAATTTATCATTCGAGTTCTGAAAGTGAACTTGCACAGCAGATTGAACAACAGCCAAATCGCTTGAAAATTAAGACGGCTTTGGAAATCGAGACGGCCATTGATAATGCCCAAATCGATTGGGGCGGAGAGTATTCAGCTGCCTTTTATTATAAAGAAAGCAGAGATGTGGACATTAAGAGTTTTTCTGGCGAACATGTTCCTGGCTTCATTGTGGATCATTTTAATGAAAGATAA
- a CDS encoding cold-shock protein — protein sequence MTVTGKVKWFNSDKGFGFIEVPNEDDVFVHFSAIQGEGFKSLDEGQEVEFEIEEGNRGPQAKNVVKL from the coding sequence ATGACAGTAACAGGTAAAGTGAAATGGTTCAATAGTGACAAAGGATTTGGATTCATCGAAGTACCAAACGAAGATGATGTATTCGTACATTTTTCCGCCATTCAAGGAGAAGGTTTCAAGAGCCTTGATGAAGGTCAAGAGGTTGAATTTGAGATCGAAGAAGGAAACCGCGGACCTCAAGCCAAAAACGTCGTAAAACTCTAA
- a CDS encoding peptide chain release factor 3, translating to MTTLIDEVQSRRTFAIISHPDAGKTTLTEKLLLFGGAIRDAGTVKARKTGKYATSDWMEIEKQRGISVTSSVMQFDYDDFRVNILDTPGHQDFSEDTYRTLMAVDSAVMIIDSAKGIEDQTVKLFKVCRMRGIPIFTFINKMDRQGKTPLELLAELEEVLGIETYPMNWPIGMGKDFVGIYDRFNNRIEQFKTEGEERFLPLNDEGELEVDHKLKDSQLYEQTLEEIMLLTEAGNQFSEENIANGKLSPVFFGSALTTFGVQTFLDAYLKFAPAPQARMTTSGEMDPVSNDFSGFIFKIQANMNPKHRDRIAFLRICSGKFERGMSVNLSRTGKPINLSSSTQFMADDRNTVNEAVSGDIIGLYDTGNYQIGDTITTSKDMFQFERLPQFTPELFMRVTAKNVMKQKHFHKGINQLVQEGAIQLFKTVRMEEYLLGAVGQLQFEVFEHRMRNEYNVEVVMERMGSKITRWAEDEKLDENLHSSRSILVKDRFDKYAFLFENEFALRWFQDKNPDVELYNPMDLK from the coding sequence ATGACTACATTAATAGACGAGGTTCAATCCCGACGGACCTTCGCAATCATCTCTCACCCGGATGCCGGGAAAACGACTTTGACAGAAAAATTATTGCTGTTTGGCGGCGCGATCCGTGATGCCGGAACAGTTAAAGCTAGAAAAACAGGGAAGTATGCAACAAGTGACTGGATGGAGATTGAAAAGCAACGGGGAATTTCCGTTACATCTTCAGTCATGCAATTCGATTATGATGATTTCCGTGTCAATATTCTCGATACACCAGGCCACCAAGATTTTAGTGAAGACACCTATCGTACACTGATGGCTGTTGATAGCGCCGTGATGATTATCGATTCGGCAAAGGGTATCGAGGATCAGACAGTTAAATTATTCAAAGTATGCCGGATGAGGGGCATCCCGATTTTCACTTTTATCAATAAAATGGACCGACAAGGTAAAACGCCGCTTGAATTGCTTGCCGAACTCGAAGAGGTATTAGGTATAGAAACATATCCAATGAACTGGCCGATTGGGATGGGAAAAGACTTCGTGGGCATTTACGACAGGTTCAATAATCGGATTGAACAGTTCAAAACTGAAGGGGAAGAGCGTTTCCTTCCGTTGAATGACGAAGGTGAACTCGAAGTGGATCATAAACTTAAGGATTCCCAGTTATATGAGCAAACTTTGGAAGAAATCATGCTGTTAACGGAAGCGGGTAACCAATTCTCTGAAGAAAACATTGCGAATGGAAAACTAAGTCCCGTATTTTTCGGAAGTGCTTTAACGACATTCGGTGTTCAGACGTTTTTGGATGCTTATTTGAAATTTGCACCAGCTCCACAAGCACGGATGACAACGTCTGGTGAAATGGACCCTGTTAGTAATGATTTTTCTGGCTTTATTTTCAAGATCCAAGCGAATATGAACCCAAAACACCGTGACCGAATTGCTTTCCTTCGTATCTGCTCCGGTAAATTCGAGCGTGGAATGAGCGTAAACTTGAGCAGGACAGGGAAACCGATTAACCTGTCTTCTTCTACCCAATTCATGGCTGATGATCGGAACACCGTAAATGAAGCGGTAAGCGGAGATATCATCGGTTTATATGATACCGGTAACTACCAGATTGGAGATACGATCACAACTAGCAAAGACATGTTCCAGTTTGAAAGGCTGCCTCAGTTTACACCGGAACTATTCATGAGGGTAACAGCTAAAAACGTCATGAAACAGAAGCATTTCCATAAAGGAATTAACCAACTTGTACAAGAAGGGGCAATTCAGCTCTTCAAAACGGTTCGGATGGAAGAATATCTGCTTGGTGCGGTTGGGCAACTTCAATTCGAAGTATTCGAGCATCGAATGAGGAACGAGTACAATGTTGAAGTCGTGATGGAGCGCATGGGCAGTAAGATTACACGTTGGGCTGAAGATGAGAAGCTGGATGAAAACCTTCATAGCTCAAGAAGCATCCTTGTTAAAGACCGGTTTGATAAATATGCATTCTTATTTGAAAATGAGTTTGCACTTCGTTGGTTCCAAGATAAAAATCCTGACGTGGAATTATATAATCCAATGGATTTGAAATAA
- the dcuS gene encoding DcuS/MalK family sensor histidine kinase yields the protein MKKGKWSLQFTIMILVCGVVALSLFITDILISQTVADTIEKSQTEKAVNVARMAAQTPLVIEALSGSGKNQEVQQFTNRIKKSTDVEFVVIIDNNGIRKTHPDPSKIGKKFVGGDEKDVLRGREHISISKGTLGRSLRSFTPVYDSEDNQIGAVVVGISLQKVNDAVLKSRFNIYVGTVFGILTGIAGAILLARYIKKILFGLEPFAIAKVLKERNAILQSVREGIIAVDQSSTITLVNKAALKIFKKAGINENPTGKKVTSYMPDSNLDRILETGKVELDKEQDLKDSVLLVNKVPVFVKDEIVGAVATFRDKTEIHLLAEQLTGVRLYAESLRAQSHEFMNKLHVILGMVHMHYYDQLAAYISDLVDHRENEIGFITKTVKDPVLAGFLIGKLSYAREAGAKLALSSDFQLPEPENASITHELITIIGNLIDNAIEAVEKRPVKRIELKFDYADDILTIEVHDTGQGISDANLNHILLKGFTTKGEDRGIGLYLVKASLDKLGGDLDISSKEGQETTFVVYIPYKSKGDVG from the coding sequence GTGAAAAAAGGGAAATGGAGTCTACAGTTTACTATTATGATACTGGTGTGTGGGGTAGTAGCCCTATCATTATTTATTACAGATATTCTTATTAGCCAAACTGTTGCGGATACAATAGAGAAGAGCCAGACTGAAAAAGCAGTAAACGTAGCACGCATGGCAGCACAAACGCCGCTTGTAATTGAAGCGTTAAGTGGAAGTGGGAAAAATCAGGAAGTTCAGCAATTTACCAATAGGATAAAAAAATCGACAGATGTAGAATTTGTAGTAATAATCGATAATAATGGAATTCGGAAAACTCACCCCGATCCAAGTAAAATAGGGAAAAAATTTGTTGGAGGGGATGAGAAAGATGTATTACGAGGTAGAGAGCACATATCTATTTCCAAAGGAACTTTAGGCAGGTCTTTGCGTTCTTTCACCCCTGTTTATGATTCAGAGGATAATCAAATTGGAGCCGTGGTGGTCGGTATTTCTCTTCAAAAAGTTAATGATGCTGTTTTAAAAAGCCGTTTTAATATTTATGTAGGAACCGTTTTTGGAATATTAACCGGAATTGCCGGGGCAATACTTTTGGCAAGGTATATTAAGAAAATATTATTTGGGCTGGAACCTTTTGCTATTGCGAAGGTTTTAAAAGAGCGAAACGCCATTTTACAATCAGTTCGGGAGGGAATTATAGCGGTAGATCAGAGTTCAACCATTACTCTCGTAAACAAAGCAGCTTTAAAGATATTTAAAAAAGCGGGCATTAATGAAAATCCAACGGGTAAAAAGGTAACTAGTTACATGCCTGACTCAAACCTGGATAGAATCCTGGAGACCGGCAAGGTCGAATTAGATAAAGAGCAGGATTTAAAAGATAGTGTCTTACTAGTGAATAAGGTACCAGTATTTGTGAAGGATGAAATCGTAGGTGCCGTGGCTACATTTCGTGATAAAACTGAAATACATCTGCTGGCGGAACAGCTGACTGGAGTCCGTTTATATGCTGAATCGTTAAGGGCCCAGTCGCACGAATTCATGAACAAACTTCATGTAATACTTGGTATGGTGCATATGCATTACTATGATCAGCTTGCAGCATATATTAGTGATCTTGTTGACCACAGAGAAAACGAGATTGGCTTTATTACCAAAACCGTTAAAGATCCAGTACTAGCCGGTTTTTTAATTGGAAAACTAAGTTATGCCAGGGAAGCAGGTGCTAAGCTGGCATTATCCTCTGACTTTCAATTGCCAGAACCAGAAAATGCATCTATTACTCATGAGCTAATTACGATAATAGGAAATTTGATTGACAATGCTATAGAAGCAGTGGAAAAAAGGCCCGTTAAACGAATTGAATTAAAGTTTGATTATGCAGATGATATTTTAACTATTGAAGTTCATGATACTGGACAGGGAATATCTGATGCCAATCTTAATCATATCCTTCTAAAAGGATTTACAACAAAAGGAGAGGACAGGGGGATTGGTTTATATTTGGTTAAGGCAAGCCTGGATAAGCTAGGTGGAGATCTCGATATTAGTTCAAAAGAAGGTCAAGAAACAACGTTTGTGGTTTATATACCATACAAAAGCAAGGGTGATGTAGGATGA
- a CDS encoding response regulator, whose amino-acid sequence MIKVMIVEDDPMVAEFNKRYLNQVDGYELAAVCSSVDQALNVLENQRIGLVLLDIFMPGKNGLDLLSQIRESEKEIDVIVISAASDIERIQKALRLGAVDYLIKPFEFERFNAALSAYRNKSDFIQDKNMLNQEELDYRILHQEEIHLPEELPKGLAQDTLKIIWNVIRVFKNAPFSTEEVVNVAGISRVSVRKYLKFMKDIGVLDVKVIYGTVGRPVSQHKFNDDKSHIIQRYL is encoded by the coding sequence ATGATTAAGGTAATGATCGTAGAAGATGACCCGATGGTTGCAGAGTTCAATAAGCGCTATTTGAATCAAGTCGATGGATACGAATTAGCTGCTGTCTGTTCCTCAGTGGATCAAGCTCTGAATGTATTGGAAAATCAAAGAATAGGGTTAGTTCTATTAGACATTTTCATGCCAGGGAAAAATGGACTCGATTTACTCTCACAAATTCGAGAAAGTGAAAAAGAGATAGATGTTATTGTCATTTCTGCTGCGTCGGACATTGAGAGGATTCAGAAAGCATTAAGACTAGGCGCTGTTGATTATTTAATTAAGCCGTTTGAATTTGAACGTTTTAACGCGGCCTTATCAGCATATCGGAACAAATCAGATTTTATTCAAGATAAAAATATGCTAAATCAAGAAGAATTAGATTATCGAATATTGCATCAAGAAGAAATTCATTTACCAGAGGAATTACCGAAAGGATTGGCTCAAGATACCTTAAAGATTATATGGAATGTGATACGGGTATTTAAAAATGCTCCCTTTTCAACAGAGGAAGTCGTAAATGTGGCGGGTATATCCAGGGTATCAGTAAGGAAATATTTAAAATTCATGAAGGATATCGGGGTCCTGGATGTTAAGGTAATCTATGGAACGGTAGGCCGACCAGTCTCCCAACACAAATTTAATGATGACAAGAGCCATATTATTCAACGTTATCTGTAA
- a CDS encoding NAD-dependent malic enzyme, with the protein MTAYEKTKKGLETTLRGKGILSNPFINKGVAFTKEERNELGLVGLLPSQVLTLEEQVKRAYEQFSTQPTNIRKNGMLYDLFNRNVVLFYRLLKDHLSEILPIIYTPTVGEAIQQYSQEYHRPGGLYLSIDNMEGMEDAFKNLDLSSDDIDLIVVTDSESILGIGDQGVGGINIAIGKLAVYTAAAGIDPSRVLPIVLDVGTDNESLISDPLYIGNRFGRVRGDEYTKFIDLFVKKSQAFFPRVLLHWEDFGNINARNIIDNYGEKILTFNDDIQGTGAVTLAAVKSALQVTGVPLKEQRVVVFGPGAAGIGNADQMVEAMILDGISREEAYGNFWAVDYRGLLIDDIPDVLKFQKSYCRKAEEVEEWARNEVGIIPLLEVIKKVKPTILIGTSGQTGAFSEEVVKEMAKHVEHPIIMPMSNPTALAEAVPEDLIKWTQGKALIATGSPFDDVDYNGVTYTIGQSNNAYIFPGLGLGAIVAEATIISKGMLAAASSAVSRLSDSNKHGASLLPSIKQLQEVSKSVAIEVAKTAIEEGVAKADITDIEKAITESMWKPEYKTIHRK; encoded by the coding sequence ATGACAGCATATGAAAAGACAAAAAAGGGCTTGGAAACAACTTTAAGAGGAAAAGGTATTCTGTCAAACCCTTTTATTAATAAAGGGGTTGCTTTCACTAAGGAAGAAAGAAATGAACTAGGATTGGTAGGCTTGCTGCCATCCCAGGTGCTTACTCTTGAGGAACAAGTAAAAAGAGCTTATGAACAATTCTCCACTCAACCTACCAATATTCGGAAGAATGGAATGTTATATGATTTATTTAATAGGAATGTGGTACTGTTTTACCGCCTACTTAAAGACCATCTAAGTGAAATACTTCCGATCATTTACACACCTACTGTAGGAGAGGCCATTCAACAGTACTCCCAAGAATATCACCGTCCAGGAGGTCTATACCTATCTATTGATAATATGGAGGGAATGGAAGATGCATTTAAAAACCTGGACCTTTCATCTGATGATATCGATTTAATAGTTGTTACAGATTCTGAAAGTATTCTTGGAATCGGAGATCAGGGAGTTGGCGGAATTAACATAGCCATTGGCAAATTGGCAGTCTACACTGCAGCTGCGGGAATTGATCCAAGCAGGGTGCTGCCTATTGTCCTGGATGTTGGGACTGACAATGAAAGCCTGATTAGTGATCCACTGTATATTGGTAACAGGTTTGGGCGTGTTCGCGGTGATGAATACACCAAATTCATTGATTTATTTGTTAAAAAGTCTCAAGCCTTCTTCCCAAGGGTATTACTTCACTGGGAAGACTTTGGAAATATAAATGCACGAAATATAATCGATAATTATGGCGAAAAGATCCTCACTTTTAATGATGATATACAAGGTACAGGTGCAGTAACACTAGCCGCCGTAAAGTCTGCATTACAAGTAACTGGTGTTCCTTTAAAGGAACAAAGAGTTGTTGTTTTTGGTCCAGGTGCAGCAGGAATCGGTAATGCTGATCAGATGGTTGAAGCCATGATCCTTGATGGCATTTCCAGAGAAGAGGCATATGGTAACTTTTGGGCCGTCGATTATCGTGGATTGTTGATAGATGACATTCCGGATGTTTTGAAATTCCAAAAGTCGTATTGCCGGAAAGCTGAAGAAGTCGAGGAATGGGCTCGGAATGAAGTCGGAATTATCCCGTTATTAGAGGTAATAAAAAAGGTTAAACCAACCATCTTAATAGGCACCTCTGGTCAAACAGGAGCTTTCTCAGAAGAAGTTGTAAAAGAAATGGCAAAGCACGTGGAACATCCTATTATTATGCCGATGTCAAATCCGACTGCCTTAGCGGAAGCTGTTCCTGAAGACCTTATAAAGTGGACTCAAGGTAAAGCCTTAATAGCGACAGGAAGCCCGTTTGATGATGTTGACTATAATGGTGTGACTTATACAATCGGACAATCTAATAATGCATATATTTTTCCAGGACTTGGACTTGGTGCAATTGTCGCAGAAGCAACAATAATCTCTAAGGGCATGCTTGCAGCAGCATCATCTGCTGTTTCAAGATTATCGGATAGCAATAAGCATGGTGCTTCTTTACTCCCTTCAATCAAACAATTGCAAGAGGTTTCTAAATCTGTAGCCATCGAAGTGGCCAAGACAGCCATTGAAGAAGGAGTTGCGAAAGCGGATATAACAGATATTGAAAAAGCAATTACAGAATCCATGTGGAAGCCGGAGTACAAAACTATTCATAGGAAATAA